A window of the Acidovorax sp. YS12 genome harbors these coding sequences:
- a CDS encoding helix-turn-helix transcriptional regulator: MGSEPAYDSTVIGRRMRSMRETLGWPQERVGVEIGIDESASRARISRYELGAHEPPVKTAQLIAQALGVPLAYLYCEDDDVAALLLAVERLPQERRESLLAQWCAEAAE; this comes from the coding sequence ATGGGTTCTGAGCCTGCCTACGACAGCACCGTCATTGGCCGCAGGATGCGGTCAATGCGCGAAACCTTGGGATGGCCGCAGGAGAGGGTCGGTGTGGAGATAGGCATCGACGAGTCGGCCAGCCGGGCCCGGATCAGCCGCTACGAGCTGGGCGCGCACGAGCCGCCGGTCAAGACGGCCCAGCTGATCGCCCAGGCGCTGGGCGTGCCGCTGGCCTACCTGTACTGCGAAGACGACGACGTGGCCGCGCTGCTGCTGGCGGTGGAGCGCCTGCCGCAGGAGCGCAGGGAGTCGCTGCTGGCCCAGTGGTGCGCCGAGGCAGCCGAATAG
- a CDS encoding CocE/NonD family hydrolase, translating into MRWSATAMRKLTACFLLACGLIGCSGDTKVPEEARHYAFSMENGTLEMKDGVHLAVTYYRPSARTPGETFPVIMEMLPYRKDDFFALGDYEYGAYFAKRGYVVARVDVRGTGASEGSIPVSEYSEAEISDAEELIAQLSQKSWSNGKVGMYGLSWSAFNSLMTAHRKPPALKAIIAAHGSTDLFYNDVHYIDGALHIDSYAHQIDTDNAMPQSPDYRIDENYFKNRFDKEPWLFTWLRQQQDGEFWRKESVKFKAPLEVPAYLIGGLLDGYRDFVMEVSHTAKAPVIAEIGPWNHAWPEYGVPGPNYEWRQKALRWWDYWLKGVDNGLLNEPRWTTFMRTGHAPATDLATVPGFWRCHKQWPLDGSSTQRLYPHAAQKLGDTPSSQENTESLRYRAGAGMAAGGWWGEQTGDMAADDAHSLVYDSAPLTEAIDIMGMPQVRLRVAADAPFYQWTVRLEDVAPDGKVSLVSGAAINPSQRFSRLAPTALVPGEPTTLATSIHFTTWRFQPGHRIRLAVANAQFPMIWPSPTPGTTHLLLGENTWLELPKVPVANATDPACTLPPPEPSDVAPFGRELEKHNPVFNSVRDEKNGDSTFTTASDITWLIRENKYQSSESYRWSVNDATPANAQYHGERRNVFNIAGNEIDLATTAMIASDTAYFHVTFTKTLRQNGSLVREKTWTDHIPRAYQ; encoded by the coding sequence ATGAGATGGAGCGCAACCGCCATGAGAAAACTGACAGCCTGCTTCTTGCTGGCATGCGGCTTGATCGGCTGCTCCGGCGATACCAAGGTGCCAGAAGAAGCCCGGCATTATGCTTTTTCAATGGAGAACGGCACGCTTGAAATGAAAGATGGCGTGCATCTGGCCGTCACATACTATCGCCCTTCCGCCAGAACGCCTGGCGAGACCTTCCCGGTGATCATGGAGATGCTGCCCTATCGTAAGGATGATTTCTTTGCGCTGGGAGACTACGAATATGGTGCCTACTTCGCCAAGCGTGGTTATGTCGTTGCCAGGGTGGACGTTCGCGGCACAGGCGCAAGCGAAGGGAGCATTCCCGTCAGCGAATATTCCGAAGCAGAGATTTCCGATGCCGAGGAGCTGATCGCACAGCTATCCCAAAAGAGCTGGTCCAATGGCAAGGTGGGAATGTACGGTCTTTCATGGAGCGCCTTCAATTCGCTGATGACGGCCCACAGGAAACCGCCTGCGCTCAAGGCCATTATCGCGGCGCATGGTTCGACGGATCTTTTCTACAACGACGTGCACTACATTGACGGCGCATTGCACATAGATTCCTATGCGCATCAAATCGACACCGACAATGCCATGCCGCAAAGCCCGGACTACCGCATTGATGAAAATTACTTCAAGAACAGGTTCGACAAGGAGCCCTGGCTATTCACCTGGCTGCGCCAGCAACAGGATGGAGAATTCTGGCGCAAGGAGTCCGTCAAATTCAAAGCGCCCCTGGAGGTTCCCGCCTATTTGATCGGCGGTCTGCTCGATGGCTACCGCGATTTCGTCATGGAAGTCAGCCATACCGCCAAGGCGCCCGTGATTGCGGAAATCGGGCCATGGAACCATGCATGGCCAGAATACGGCGTGCCCGGCCCCAATTACGAGTGGCGGCAAAAGGCGCTGCGCTGGTGGGATTATTGGCTCAAAGGCGTGGACAATGGCCTCCTGAATGAGCCGCGCTGGACGACCTTCATGCGCACCGGGCACGCGCCCGCCACCGATCTGGCCACCGTTCCTGGTTTTTGGCGCTGCCACAAGCAGTGGCCATTGGACGGCAGCAGCACCCAGCGCCTCTATCCGCACGCTGCGCAAAAACTAGGCGATACCCCTTCATCGCAGGAAAATACCGAAAGCCTGCGCTACCGTGCTGGCGCCGGGATGGCTGCAGGCGGCTGGTGGGGCGAGCAAACGGGCGACATGGCAGCGGACGATGCCCACAGCCTGGTCTACGACTCGGCCCCGTTGACCGAGGCCATCGACATCATGGGCATGCCGCAAGTGCGCTTGCGCGTGGCGGCGGATGCCCCCTTCTACCAATGGACGGTACGCCTGGAGGACGTCGCCCCGGATGGCAAGGTGTCGCTGGTCAGTGGTGCGGCCATCAATCCTTCCCAGCGCTTCTCACGGCTTGCGCCCACAGCGCTGGTACCAGGTGAGCCGACCACGCTGGCCACTTCGATCCACTTCACCACGTGGCGCTTCCAGCCGGGCCACCGCATCCGCCTGGCCGTCGCCAATGCGCAATTTCCCATGATCTGGCCCAGCCCCACGCCAGGCACCACGCATCTTTTGCTGGGCGAGAACACATGGCTCGAGTTACCGAAAGTCCCTGTGGCAAACGCAACCGATCCGGCCTGCACACTGCCCCCGCCAGAGCCCAGCGATGTCGCGCCTTTTGGCAGGGAGCTGGAAAAGCACAACCCGGTTTTCAACAGCGTTCGTGATGAAAAAAACGGCGATTCGACATTCACGACAGCCAGTGACATTACCTGGCTCATTCGCGAAAACAAATACCAATCGAGTGAGTCGTACCGTTGGAGCGTGAATGACGCCACGCCTGCCAACGCCCAATACCATGGCGAACGCAGAAACGTATTCAACATTGCGGGTAATGAAATAGACCTTGCCACCACGGCGATGATTGCATCGGATACTGCCTATTTCCACGTCACTTTCACCAAAACCTTGCGGCAAAACGGCAGCCTGGTCAGGGAAAAGACATGGACAGACCACATTCCGCGCGCATACCAGTGA
- the queG gene encoding tRNA epoxyqueuosine(34) reductase QueG, protein MCHGQGGGAFYNRAMVQDGSQWVPRIQEWARELGFSQIGVTGVDLSSAEPGLMQWLAQGFHGDMHYMAAHGLKRARPAELVPGTVSVITARMDYLPRTTPEGWQAVEWERLRRPGEAIVSVYARGRDYHKVLRARLQKLADRIAEAAGPFGHRVFTDSAPVLEAELARRSGQGWRGKHTLVLSREAGSMFFLGEIYVDMALAPTAPVTAHCGSCQACMDACPTQAIVAPHRVDARRCISYLTIEHAGEIPLALRPRMGNRIYGCDDCQLVCPWNKFAQPSPLPDFDARAGLTGQQLVHLFGWDEATFLRQTEGGPIRRIGHERWLRNVAVALGNALRATGDPAVRAALQARAQDASALVREHVAWALAQEAA, encoded by the coding sequence ATGTGCCACGGCCAGGGCGGGGGCGCTTTCTACAATCGGGCGATGGTGCAGGACGGAAGTCAATGGGTTCCTCGGATTCAGGAGTGGGCGCGCGAGCTGGGATTTTCCCAAATCGGCGTCACGGGTGTGGACTTGTCTTCGGCAGAACCTGGATTGATGCAATGGCTGGCCCAGGGGTTCCATGGCGACATGCACTACATGGCCGCCCACGGCCTGAAGCGCGCGCGGCCGGCCGAACTGGTGCCCGGCACGGTGAGCGTCATCACGGCGCGCATGGACTACCTTCCGCGCACCACCCCCGAGGGCTGGCAGGCCGTGGAATGGGAGCGCCTGCGGCGCCCCGGGGAGGCCATCGTCTCGGTCTACGCCCGGGGGCGGGACTACCACAAGGTGCTGCGCGCGCGCCTGCAAAAGCTCGCCGACCGCATCGCCGAGGCCGCCGGGCCCTTCGGCCACCGGGTCTTCACCGACTCCGCCCCGGTGCTGGAGGCCGAGCTGGCGCGGCGCAGCGGACAGGGCTGGCGCGGCAAGCACACGCTGGTGCTCTCGCGCGAGGCCGGGTCGATGTTCTTCCTGGGCGAGATCTACGTGGACATGGCGCTGGCGCCCACGGCGCCGGTCACGGCGCATTGCGGCAGCTGCCAGGCTTGCATGGATGCGTGCCCCACGCAGGCCATCGTGGCGCCGCACCGCGTCGATGCGCGCCGCTGCATCTCCTACCTGACCATCGAGCATGCGGGGGAGATTCCGCTCGCATTGCGCCCGCGCATGGGCAACCGCATCTATGGCTGCGATGACTGCCAGCTCGTCTGCCCGTGGAACAAGTTCGCGCAGCCCAGCCCATTGCCCGACTTCGACGCGCGCGCTGGGCTGACGGGGCAGCAGCTCGTGCACCTGTTCGGCTGGGATGAGGCGACCTTCCTGCGCCAGACGGAGGGCGGCCCGATCCGCCGCATTGGCCATGAGCGCTGGCTGCGCAACGTCGCCGTGGCGCTGGGCAACGCGCTGCGCGCCACGGGCGACCCGGCCGTGCGCGCGGCGCTGCAGGCGCGCGCGCAGGACGCCAGCGCGCTGGTGCGCGAGCACGTCGCCTGGGCCCTGGCGCAAGAGGCCGCGTGA
- a CDS encoding AEC family transporter, which yields MNYAQLLFPDFSLILGGYLICRFTALNRAVWQPVEGLVYYLLFPVLLFQSIVRNPINVHEASGLMAAGLLLCLGGIALAYALPRLPGIGRHMPAREHAGAAQVAFRFNSFMGLALAERVAGSQGLQMIAVLIGVCVPLLNVAAVWPMARQGEHHFLRELLRNPLIIATVSGLAANLLGLAIPGWMAPTVSRIGNAALVLGLMAAGAGMQWGHLQHNRLLSVLLLGIRHLLLPLLAWAVARLLGLDATQTTVLLAFSALPTASSCYVLAARMGYNGPYVAGLVTLSTLLALASLPFALGLPR from the coding sequence GTGAACTATGCACAGCTGCTTTTCCCGGACTTCTCGCTGATTCTCGGCGGCTACCTCATCTGCCGCTTCACGGCGCTCAACCGCGCGGTCTGGCAGCCCGTCGAGGGGCTGGTGTACTACCTGCTGTTCCCGGTGCTGCTGTTCCAGTCCATCGTCAGGAACCCCATCAACGTGCACGAGGCCTCGGGCCTGATGGCCGCCGGGCTGCTGCTGTGCCTGGGGGGCATCGCCCTGGCCTACGCGCTGCCGCGCCTGCCCGGCATCGGGCGGCATATGCCCGCACGTGAGCATGCCGGCGCGGCGCAGGTGGCGTTCCGCTTCAACTCGTTCATGGGGCTGGCGCTGGCCGAGCGCGTGGCGGGCAGCCAGGGGCTGCAGATGATCGCCGTGCTCATCGGGGTGTGCGTGCCGCTGCTCAACGTGGCCGCCGTCTGGCCCATGGCGCGCCAGGGGGAGCACCACTTCCTGCGCGAGCTGCTGCGCAACCCGCTCATCATCGCCACCGTGTCGGGCCTGGCGGCGAACCTGCTGGGCCTGGCCATTCCCGGCTGGATGGCGCCTACCGTCTCGCGCATCGGCAATGCCGCGCTGGTGCTGGGCCTGATGGCCGCCGGCGCGGGCATGCAGTGGGGCCACCTGCAGCACAACCGCCTGCTGTCGGTGCTGCTGCTGGGCATACGCCACCTGCTGCTGCCGCTGCTGGCCTGGGCCGTGGCGCGCCTGCTGGGACTGGACGCCACGCAGACCACCGTGCTGCTGGCCTTCTCCGCGCTGCCCACCGCGTCGAGCTGCTACGTGCTCGCGGCGCGCATGGGCTACAACGGCCCGTATGTGGCGGGCCTGGTCACGCTCTCCACGCTGCTGGCCCTGGCCAGCCTGCCGTTCGCGCTGGGGCTGCCGCGCTAG
- the tsaE gene encoding tRNA (adenosine(37)-N6)-threonylcarbamoyltransferase complex ATPase subunit type 1 TsaE, producing the protein MTSVLHHRPIVESAPALAVAHATWHSEDDTAAWARRLAARPQLAHAYITLHGDLGAGKTTLVRHLLRALGVQGRIKSPTYAVVEPHEAGGLAIWHFDFYRFDDPREWEDAGLRDIFATPGLKLAEWPEKAAGLAPPADLAIYLEAIDEMQRHATLKAFTAPGQALLEGLQP; encoded by the coding sequence TTGACTTCCGTCCTGCACCATCGCCCGATTGTAGAAAGCGCCCCCGCCCTGGCCGTGGCACATGCCACCTGGCACAGCGAGGACGACACCGCGGCGTGGGCCCGCAGGCTGGCCGCCCGGCCGCAACTGGCCCATGCCTACATCACCCTGCACGGCGACCTGGGCGCGGGCAAGACCACGCTGGTGCGCCACCTGCTGCGGGCGCTGGGCGTGCAGGGCCGGATTAAAAGCCCCACCTATGCCGTGGTGGAGCCGCACGAGGCGGGAGGGCTGGCCATCTGGCACTTCGACTTCTACCGCTTCGACGATCCGCGCGAATGGGAGGATGCCGGCTTGCGCGACATCTTCGCCACGCCCGGCCTCAAGCTGGCAGAATGGCCGGAAAAGGCGGCGGGGCTTGCCCCGCCTGCGGATCTAGCTATCTATCTGGAAGCAATCGACGAAATGCAGCGGCATGCCACGTTGAAAGCGTTCACCGCGCCGGGCCAGGCCCTGCTGGAAGGGCTGCAGCCATGA
- a CDS encoding diguanylate cyclase: MWRTFRSLFGRWTQATIAVVLGVLCVWLALAGYWAVLLDSHEAQRRYAAQQTWLRVEQMAQAISVQVQTLFSGLDYTSRQLAGEYAEGLGGNFQRAVQSSLDAYPQGTFVQIAVADAEGRMVFSSLERHGKPLAGVSIRDREHFQVHARQQAQGLFVGRPVRGRVSQEWTIQLSRGLYRDGRFIGVLVLSVSPDYIGRYFHTLFEHTDDVVVLVREDGAYLARSQGQDAVLGQFVPPERVQLFGPGQRQGTYETVATVDGVARLYAWRRVEGYPVIVSTGLERGTAFASAEEAIARGVERNAVGSACIVLGSLLTVWLALQRQRSDWLRIRQKRRFARLAQEVPGGLFQVRMASDGRFMVPYASPGFFEVHGVPAKARAGFEVDFMHCVHPEDRQRVRDAVQASVRAGVAWEQKYRICTPAGEVRWLHGQARPQPDEDGALVWHGYLHDITRDQAMQEATRLNEERLRLTVGAVGDGLWQWHWPSGHVEWDARCYQMLGFAHRAFALTFDAFLDRVHPADRARVQAQLQRHVEEGADFRVEMRLATADGRWLWVESRGEVTQRGTQGAPLRMLGTHTDIQQRVEQSRLIKVLLDRSGALIAMANSRREILYANERAAQVFGIETGVQSEARSFREIHTDDESFARFGSFYEALKQYGTVRTEWPLRTREGEGHWFDMLGSLLDPEDPASDVIWTLMDTDARHRAEAALGEAQRRLEALIEHFPAGILVTDAAGGQVLAVNRMLVAVLGLQGPPASLVGMPVAALTDRLAPLTDAAGGGAWVAHSESAVGKRLQSLPDGRCLEVEKITLRDGARHLGQCWVLHDVTERRQRESLLESMALTDGLTGVPNRRAFMARLDGEIGRLRAGAVASSALLMLDIDHFKRVNDTYGHSAGDAVLKHLATVITQALRKGDMVGRLGGEEFAVLLSDADGAAGYRRAERLREAVAACAVPVDKAGDIRCTISLGVYAMLRGDVSAQECLARADAALYASKRNGRNQSTVWTEDLPEATHA, from the coding sequence ATGTGGCGCACGTTCCGGTCATTGTTTGGACGCTGGACCCAGGCAACCATCGCGGTGGTGCTGGGCGTGCTGTGCGTCTGGCTGGCGCTGGCGGGGTACTGGGCCGTCCTGCTGGACAGCCACGAAGCCCAGCGGCGCTACGCGGCGCAGCAGACCTGGCTGCGCGTGGAGCAGATGGCCCAGGCCATCTCGGTGCAGGTGCAGACGCTGTTTTCCGGGCTCGACTACACCTCGCGCCAGCTGGCAGGGGAGTATGCCGAGGGGCTCGGCGGCAACTTTCAGCGCGCGGTGCAATCGTCGCTCGACGCCTATCCCCAGGGCACGTTCGTGCAGATCGCCGTGGCCGATGCCGAGGGCCGGATGGTGTTTTCCAGCCTGGAGCGCCACGGCAAGCCGCTGGCCGGCGTGTCGATCCGCGACCGCGAGCACTTCCAGGTCCATGCGCGCCAGCAGGCGCAGGGCCTGTTCGTCGGCCGGCCGGTGCGGGGGCGCGTATCGCAGGAGTGGACCATCCAGCTCAGCCGGGGGCTGTACCGCGATGGCCGGTTCATCGGCGTTCTGGTGCTTTCCGTTTCCCCGGATTACATCGGACGCTACTTCCACACGCTGTTCGAGCACACCGACGACGTCGTGGTGCTGGTGCGCGAGGATGGCGCCTACCTGGCGCGCTCGCAAGGGCAGGACGCGGTGCTGGGGCAGTTCGTTCCGCCCGAACGGGTGCAGCTGTTCGGGCCGGGCCAAAGGCAGGGAACCTACGAGACGGTGGCCACGGTGGATGGCGTGGCCCGGCTGTATGCCTGGCGCCGGGTGGAGGGGTATCCCGTCATCGTCAGCACCGGGCTGGAGCGCGGCACGGCATTCGCCTCGGCGGAGGAAGCCATTGCGCGCGGCGTGGAGCGCAACGCCGTGGGCTCGGCGTGCATCGTCCTGGGGTCGTTGCTGACGGTCTGGCTGGCGCTGCAGCGCCAGCGCAGCGATTGGCTGCGCATCCGGCAGAAGCGCCGCTTCGCGCGCCTGGCGCAGGAGGTGCCCGGGGGACTGTTCCAGGTGCGCATGGCCTCCGACGGCAGGTTCATGGTGCCTTATGCCAGTCCCGGTTTCTTTGAAGTACACGGCGTGCCTGCCAAGGCGCGGGCCGGGTTCGAGGTGGACTTCATGCACTGCGTCCACCCCGAGGACCGGCAGCGCGTGCGGGACGCGGTGCAGGCGAGCGTGCGCGCGGGCGTGGCCTGGGAGCAGAAGTACCGCATTTGCACGCCCGCTGGCGAGGTGCGCTGGCTGCATGGCCAGGCCCGGCCGCAGCCGGATGAGGACGGCGCCCTGGTGTGGCACGGCTACCTCCACGACATCACCCGGGACCAGGCCATGCAGGAGGCCACGCGCCTGAACGAGGAACGGCTGCGCCTGACCGTGGGGGCGGTGGGCGACGGGCTGTGGCAGTGGCACTGGCCCTCGGGCCACGTGGAGTGGGACGCACGCTGCTACCAGATGCTGGGCTTCGCGCACCGGGCGTTCGCGCTCACCTTCGACGCGTTCCTGGACCGGGTGCATCCGGCGGACAGGGCGCGCGTCCAGGCGCAGCTGCAGCGCCACGTCGAGGAGGGCGCCGACTTCCGGGTGGAGATGCGCCTGGCGACGGCCGATGGCCGCTGGCTGTGGGTGGAGTCGCGCGGGGAGGTCACGCAGCGCGGGACGCAGGGCGCGCCCTTGCGCATGCTGGGCACCCATACCGACATCCAGCAGCGGGTGGAGCAGTCCCGGTTGATCAAGGTTTTGCTCGACCGCAGCGGCGCCTTGATTGCCATGGCCAATTCGCGGCGCGAGATCCTGTACGCCAACGAGCGCGCGGCGCAGGTGTTCGGCATCGAGACCGGGGTGCAATCCGAAGCGCGCTCGTTCCGCGAGATCCACACGGACGACGAGAGCTTTGCGCGCTTCGGCAGCTTTTACGAAGCGCTCAAGCAGTACGGCACGGTGCGCACCGAGTGGCCTTTGCGCACGCGCGAGGGCGAGGGGCACTGGTTTGACATGCTGGGCTCGCTGCTGGACCCCGAGGACCCCGCCAGTGACGTCATCTGGACGCTGATGGACACCGACGCGCGCCACCGCGCCGAGGCTGCCCTGGGCGAGGCGCAGCGCAGGCTCGAGGCGCTCATCGAGCATTTTCCGGCCGGCATCCTGGTGACCGACGCTGCCGGCGGGCAGGTGCTGGCCGTCAATCGCATGCTGGTGGCGGTGCTGGGGCTGCAAGGCCCGCCCGCGTCCCTGGTGGGCATGCCCGTCGCCGCATTGACCGACCGCCTGGCCCCGCTGACGGACGCTGCGGGCGGCGGCGCCTGGGTGGCGCACAGCGAATCCGCGGTGGGCAAGCGGCTGCAGTCGCTGCCCGATGGCCGTTGCCTGGAGGTCGAGAAAATCACCCTGCGCGACGGCGCACGCCACCTCGGCCAGTGCTGGGTGCTGCATGACGTGACCGAGCGCAGGCAGCGTGAATCGTTGCTGGAGAGCATGGCGCTGACCGATGGACTGACGGGCGTGCCCAACCGCCGCGCCTTCATGGCGCGGCTGGACGGCGAGATCGGCCGCCTGCGCGCGGGCGCGGTGGCGTCATCCGCCCTGCTCATGCTGGACATCGACCACTTCAAGCGCGTCAACGACACCTACGGCCACTCCGCCGGCGATGCCGTGCTCAAGCACCTGGCCACCGTCATCACCCAGGCCCTGCGCAAGGGCGACATGGTGGGGCGGCTCGGGGGCGAGGAATTCGCCGTGCTGCTGTCGGACGCCGATGGCGCGGCCGGCTACCGGCGCGCCGAGCGCCTGCGCGAGGCGGTGGCCGCGTGCGCGGTGCCGGTGGACAAGGCCGGAGACATCCGCTGCACCATCAGCCTCGGGGTGTACGCGATGCTGCGCGGCGACGTCTCGGCGCAGGAGTGCCTGGCGCGGGCCGACGCCGCCCTGTACGCCTCGAAGCGCAACGGGCGCAACCAGTCCACCGTGTGGACCGAGGATTTGCCCGAAGCCACCCATGCTTGA
- a CDS encoding N-acetylmuramoyl-L-alanine amidase, giving the protein MKGPKPASQARRALLRRGSLVLLLGVQQIARGATIVAVRVWPAPEYSRVTIESDAKLVAKQFFVPQPPRLAVDIEGIDLNPALRELVAKVRADDPNIAGIRVGQNAPGVVRLVIDLKQAAVPQVFTLTPVAAYQHRLVFDLYPAKSVDPLEALIAEHLNDTPSASAPHAEAASPQPADPLGDLIAQHGQRPEPAKPPAPPPSPPVAAAPPPSPAPRAPAGGRQTDRLIIVALDPGHGGEDPGAIGPGGTREKDVVLKVAHLLRERINAASVGGNPMRAFLTRDGDYFVPLGTRVEKARRVQADLFVSIHADAFTTPSARGASVFALSQSGASSTAARWLANKENQADLVGGLNVKSQDQHVQRALLDMSTTAQINDSLKLGSVLLGEIGGMARLHKPRVEQAGFAVLKAPDIPSVLVETAFISNPEEEAKLRSAAYQVQLADALMRGIQRYFAKNPPLARSRTV; this is encoded by the coding sequence ATGAAGGGGCCCAAGCCCGCCAGCCAGGCCCGCCGTGCGCTGCTGCGCCGGGGCAGCCTGGTGCTGCTGCTGGGCGTGCAGCAAATCGCCCGCGGCGCCACCATCGTCGCCGTGCGCGTGTGGCCGGCCCCCGAATACTCGCGCGTCACCATCGAGTCCGACGCCAAGCTCGTGGCCAAGCAGTTCTTCGTGCCCCAGCCGCCGCGCCTGGCCGTGGACATCGAGGGCATCGACCTGAACCCCGCGCTGCGCGAACTGGTGGCCAAGGTGCGCGCCGACGACCCGAACATCGCGGGCATCCGCGTGGGCCAGAACGCCCCCGGCGTGGTGCGCCTGGTGATCGACCTGAAGCAGGCAGCGGTGCCCCAGGTGTTCACGCTCACGCCCGTGGCCGCCTACCAGCACCGCCTGGTGTTCGACCTGTACCCGGCGAAATCGGTCGATCCGCTCGAAGCGCTGATCGCCGAGCATTTGAACGACACGCCCTCTGCCTCCGCGCCGCATGCCGAAGCCGCCTCGCCCCAGCCAGCAGATCCGCTGGGCGACTTGATCGCGCAGCATGGCCAGCGCCCCGAACCCGCCAAGCCGCCCGCACCGCCCCCCAGCCCCCCGGTAGCGGCCGCGCCCCCCCCCAGCCCGGCGCCGCGCGCGCCCGCCGGCGGGCGGCAGACCGACCGGCTCATCATCGTGGCCCTCGACCCCGGCCATGGCGGTGAAGACCCCGGCGCCATCGGCCCCGGCGGCACGCGCGAGAAGGACGTGGTGCTGAAAGTGGCGCACCTGCTGCGCGAGCGCATCAACGCCGCCAGCGTCGGCGGCAACCCCATGCGCGCCTTCCTCACACGCGACGGCGACTATTTCGTGCCCCTGGGCACGCGCGTGGAGAAGGCCCGGCGCGTGCAGGCCGACCTGTTCGTCTCCATCCACGCCGACGCCTTCACCACGCCCAGCGCGCGCGGCGCCAGCGTGTTCGCCCTGAGCCAGAGCGGCGCCTCCAGCACGGCGGCGCGCTGGCTGGCCAACAAGGAAAACCAGGCCGACCTGGTGGGCGGCCTGAACGTCAAGAGCCAGGACCAGCACGTGCAGCGCGCCCTGCTGGACATGAGCACCACGGCCCAGATCAACGACAGCCTCAAGCTCGGCAGCGTGCTGCTGGGCGAGATCGGCGGCATGGCCCGGCTGCACAAGCCGCGCGTGGAGCAGGCCGGCTTCGCCGTGCTCAAGGCGCCCGACATCCCCAGCGTGCTGGTGGAGACCGCCTTCATCAGCAACCCCGAGGAAGAGGCCAAGCTGCGCTCGGCGGCCTACCAGGTGCAACTGGCCGACGCGCTGATGCGCGGCATACAGCGCTACTTCGCCAAGAACCCGCCGCTGGCGCGCAGCCGCACGGTATGA
- the xerD gene encoding site-specific tyrosine recombinase XerD, whose amino-acid sequence MHHTRPEPCPSVLPAPPVPPDASDASIDAFADALWLEEGLSRNTLQAYRSDLRAFARWLAPQGRGLLQAGEADLSAYFAHRHGQTRATTANRRLTVFKRFFRWALREHLMAQDPTVRLQAARQPLRVPKTLSQAQVEALLAAPDVAQPLGLRDRTMLELMYASGLRVSELVTLKTFHLGMAEGVLRVMGKGGKERLVPFGEEARAWLQRYLAEARGAILGGQQSDDLFVTQRGAGMTRVMFWVIVKKQAQLAGITVPLSPHTLRHAFATHLLNHGADLRVVQLLLGHADISTTTIYTHVARERLKALHAQHHPRG is encoded by the coding sequence ATGCACCACACCCGCCCCGAACCCTGTCCGTCTGTGCTGCCTGCACCGCCTGTACCGCCGGACGCTAGCGATGCCAGCATCGACGCCTTCGCCGACGCGCTGTGGCTCGAGGAAGGGCTGTCGCGCAACACCCTGCAGGCCTACCGCAGCGACCTGCGCGCGTTTGCACGCTGGCTGGCGCCGCAGGGCCGGGGACTGCTGCAGGCGGGCGAGGCCGACCTGAGCGCCTACTTCGCACACCGCCATGGCCAGACCCGCGCCACCACGGCCAACCGGCGGCTCACGGTGTTCAAGCGCTTTTTCCGCTGGGCGCTGCGCGAGCACCTCATGGCGCAGGACCCCACGGTGCGCCTGCAGGCCGCGCGCCAGCCGCTGCGCGTGCCCAAGACGCTGTCACAGGCCCAGGTCGAGGCGCTGCTGGCCGCACCCGACGTGGCGCAGCCGCTCGGCCTGCGCGACCGCACCATGCTGGAGCTGATGTATGCCAGCGGCCTGCGCGTGAGCGAACTGGTCACGCTCAAGACCTTCCACCTCGGCATGGCCGAAGGCGTGCTGCGCGTCATGGGCAAGGGCGGCAAGGAACGCCTGGTGCCGTTCGGCGAGGAGGCGCGCGCCTGGCTGCAGCGCTACCTGGCCGAGGCGCGCGGCGCCATCCTCGGCGGGCAGCAGAGCGACGACCTGTTCGTGACCCAGCGCGGCGCGGGCATGACGCGCGTGATGTTCTGGGTCATCGTGAAGAAGCAGGCGCAGCTCGCGGGCATCACCGTGCCGCTGTCGCCGCACACGCTGCGCCACGCTTTCGCCACGCACCTGCTGAACCATGGCGCCGACCTGCGCGTGGTGCAACTGCTGCTGGGGCATGCGGACATCTCCACCACCACCATCTACACCCACGTGGCGCGCGAGCGGCTCAAGGCGCTGCACGCGCAGCACCATCCGCGCGGGTGA